One window from the genome of [Mycobacterium] stephanolepidis encodes:
- a CDS encoding reductase, with translation MAIVLEDMLQTIKDKQWALADVDWDAPGAEQITDEQRPKLKAFMADLVWIENIGARGFSALAKKAPNETLAEIYRYFHAEEQKHANAELALMRRWGMLEKDEVPVPNVNVRLAIEWLDRYSDGLSLTVLGTIIPLLEVALDGALLKFLLEEVNDPICHQAFRHINSDESRHLAVDFHVLDMMGQGNLRRVVIENVATVLNPSLLMGLLLGLGTGIPLINRIKGNLIGMGLREQRLYDAMERFVNVGSRGKGTRLLVYQVLRLGAAMITNAQNPLHGPYHAVANTMVKLSDYYPKRWLAEQPSWSKELTYEVSA, from the coding sequence ATGGCCATTGTTCTGGAAGACATGTTGCAGACCATCAAGGACAAACAGTGGGCCCTGGCCGATGTGGACTGGGACGCACCCGGTGCCGAGCAGATCACCGATGAGCAGCGGCCCAAGCTGAAGGCCTTCATGGCCGATCTGGTGTGGATCGAGAACATCGGTGCGCGCGGCTTTTCGGCGTTGGCCAAAAAAGCCCCCAACGAGACGCTCGCGGAGATCTATCGGTACTTCCATGCCGAGGAGCAAAAGCACGCGAATGCCGAGCTGGCGTTGATGCGGCGCTGGGGCATGCTCGAAAAGGATGAGGTGCCCGTCCCCAATGTGAACGTGCGCTTGGCCATTGAATGGCTGGACCGCTACTCGGACGGGCTGTCGTTGACCGTGTTGGGCACCATCATCCCGTTGCTGGAGGTGGCCCTGGATGGCGCGCTGCTGAAATTCCTGTTGGAGGAGGTCAACGACCCGATCTGCCACCAGGCGTTCCGGCATATCAATTCCGACGAATCACGCCATCTGGCAGTCGATTTCCATGTGCTGGACATGATGGGTCAAGGCAACCTGCGCCGCGTTGTCATCGAGAATGTCGCTACCGTGCTCAACCCGTCGCTGCTGATGGGTCTGCTCTTGGGACTCGGCACCGGAATTCCGCTCATCAACCGGATCAAGGGCAATCTGATTGGCATGGGCCTGCGTGAGCAGCGTCTGTACGACGCGATGGAGCGGTTCGTCAACGTCGGCAGCCGTGGCAAGGGCACGCGATTGCTGGTGTACCAGGTACTGCGGCTTGGTGCGGCGATGATCACCAATGCGCAGAACCCGCTGCACGGCCCGTATCACGCGGTGGCCAACACCATGGTCAAGCTGTCCGACTATTACCCCAAGCGCTGGCTTGCCGAACAGCCGAGTTGGTCCAAGGAACTCACCTACGAGGTCAGTGCATGA
- a CDS encoding alpha/beta hydrolase fold domain-containing protein, translating into MMTGPVLPVVVVGAGYTGLGTAVGLQEAGITGFTVLDRARPEPGSWRDDTIALFGLGPHVTFGSEVTRIALDDDVWIVDLEGGQRFAAHTVVLATGSVGGSPDIPGLDGYAGKVLDAAEVGDGAGLAGLRVAVVGNSAAAASILPLVVRNAATVKLFQSSPDWILPRPSGRIGQLLDRTLRDETRQAWFSGRRPNSRGLLEVVAQRNLRRRVPDPWIRRQLTPLRLTGRPNVVVTDEFLTALQARNCKLVTWPIARFSSGGIRTAEGIDHQCDAVIFASSPDAGSITEMVSVVGARRRKLKQAGSIPTTVAGFPNLFIADPPATEPSRDSARKTQARINAVVGGVSLALRSLDATGTVVAEASRRTKATAALTAIGLRPVLSRARLDKTGKPGVLLARQIVSTIMAIGGSMPRGTEVARSRDPIRGEWVRAGAALSADDPGPVILYVHGSGYVICSAKTHRSMVARLSEATGLPAFTVDYRLAPEHVFPAAADDVRAAYDWLLERGHAAHDIVVAGDSAGGHLAVDLLIENHRLGVPQPGAVALFSPLLDLTLGLAAEREKVQPDPVITAAAAKHLVDKYTRGEPADSPRLRLSLPPGISLPPILIQAGGVEFLAADAQQLAHMIEEAGGQCDLQVWPGQIHVFQALPRLIPEANAALSEAARFITGVLTHQPSRTARTA; encoded by the coding sequence ATGATGACCGGCCCTGTGCTGCCGGTCGTCGTCGTAGGCGCCGGATACACCGGTTTGGGCACCGCGGTGGGTCTGCAGGAGGCGGGGATCACCGGCTTCACCGTGCTCGACCGCGCCCGCCCGGAACCGGGGAGCTGGCGTGACGACACCATTGCCCTCTTCGGGCTCGGTCCGCATGTGACGTTCGGCAGTGAGGTCACCCGGATCGCGCTCGACGATGACGTGTGGATCGTGGATTTAGAAGGGGGACAGCGCTTCGCCGCACATACGGTGGTGCTGGCCACCGGGTCGGTCGGTGGGAGTCCCGACATTCCGGGACTCGACGGGTACGCCGGAAAGGTCCTCGATGCCGCCGAGGTCGGTGACGGTGCGGGGCTCGCCGGGCTGCGCGTCGCGGTGGTGGGCAACAGTGCCGCCGCCGCGTCGATTCTGCCGTTGGTGGTGCGAAATGCTGCCACTGTCAAACTTTTTCAGAGCTCACCTGATTGGATACTGCCCCGGCCGAGTGGCCGGATCGGGCAACTTCTGGACCGCACGCTGCGCGATGAGACACGCCAGGCCTGGTTCTCGGGGAGACGGCCCAATTCGCGCGGACTGCTCGAAGTGGTGGCTCAGCGCAACCTACGCCGGCGCGTGCCGGACCCCTGGATTCGGCGTCAGCTGACGCCGTTGAGGCTCACCGGTCGCCCCAACGTCGTGGTGACCGATGAGTTCCTGACCGCATTGCAGGCGCGCAACTGCAAGCTGGTCACCTGGCCGATCGCCCGGTTCAGCAGCGGGGGCATCCGTACCGCCGAAGGTATCGACCACCAGTGCGACGCAGTGATTTTCGCGTCCAGCCCGGATGCGGGCTCGATCACCGAGATGGTGTCGGTGGTGGGGGCGCGGCGTCGCAAGCTGAAGCAGGCGGGCAGCATCCCGACCACAGTGGCCGGTTTCCCGAATTTGTTCATCGCCGATCCGCCGGCGACCGAACCGAGCCGCGACAGTGCTCGCAAGACTCAGGCGCGGATCAACGCGGTCGTCGGCGGGGTCTCGCTGGCACTGCGCTCGCTGGACGCGACCGGAACCGTGGTTGCCGAGGCCTCACGGCGCACCAAAGCCACCGCGGCGCTCACCGCCATAGGGTTGCGGCCAGTGCTGTCCCGAGCCCGCCTGGACAAAACGGGTAAGCCGGGCGTGCTGCTGGCGCGACAGATTGTCTCGACCATCATGGCGATCGGTGGATCGATGCCCCGCGGTACCGAGGTGGCGCGATCGCGGGATCCGATACGGGGAGAATGGGTTCGGGCGGGCGCGGCGCTCAGCGCCGATGATCCCGGTCCGGTCATCCTGTACGTCCACGGTAGCGGCTACGTCATCTGCTCGGCGAAAACTCACCGTTCGATGGTCGCCCGTCTCTCGGAGGCGACCGGGCTGCCGGCCTTCACCGTCGACTACCGGCTGGCACCCGAACATGTCTTCCCGGCCGCTGCCGACGATGTCCGGGCCGCCTACGACTGGTTACTGGAACGTGGCCACGCGGCCCACGACATTGTGGTCGCCGGTGATTCGGCGGGTGGACATCTCGCGGTGGACCTGCTCATCGAGAATCATCGGCTGGGTGTGCCCCAGCCGGGTGCGGTGGCATTGTTCTCGCCCCTGCTGGACCTGACGCTGGGTCTGGCCGCCGAACGTGAAAAGGTGCAGCCCGACCCCGTCATCACCGCGGCTGCCGCCAAACATCTGGTGGACAAGTACACCCGCGGGGAGCCCGCGGATTCTCCACGTCTACGCCTGAGCCTTCCGCCCGGTATCTCGTTGCCGCCCATTCTGATCCAGGCTGGTGGAGTTGAGTTTCTGGCCGCCGACGCACAGCAGCTGGCACACATGATCGAGGAGGCCGGTGGGCAGTGCGATCTGCAGGTCTGGCCCGGCCAGATCCATGTGTTCCAGGCGCTGCCCCGGTTGATTCCGGAAGCCAACGCGGCGCTGAGTGAGGCCGCCCGATTCATCACCGGGGTGCTGACCCATCAGCCGTCACGCACGGCCCGGACCGCATAG
- a CDS encoding SDR family NAD(P)-dependent oxidoreductase: protein MTAPDAGAYPRRRPKVSYGASAVVTGAGSGIGRGFAEAIVARGGRVVCADINLAGAQETADKLGRDNAHPVVCDVSAYDEIVTLADVATDWLGHTPDLVINNAGIGTGGKPIGEVSMDDWNATIGINMWGMIYGCQVFTPLLREQGFGGIINVSSAASFAAAPLMGPYNVSKAAVLALSETLRAELAGSGVRVTVLCPTAVKTNILDGARIPGSLSNLASTAFKWIGVSPEWIAKTTLNAHDRGRLYVVPQPDAKLIWSMKRHAPVPYSWGAGIISRLGRLLPDDTDPRELWDTAYEQESPVKVVR from the coding sequence ATGACGGCACCCGACGCGGGAGCCTACCCGCGCCGACGTCCAAAGGTCAGCTACGGGGCCAGCGCAGTGGTGACGGGCGCGGGCAGCGGTATCGGTAGAGGGTTTGCAGAGGCCATCGTGGCCCGCGGCGGCCGAGTGGTGTGCGCCGACATCAACCTGGCCGGCGCACAGGAGACCGCCGATAAGCTCGGGCGGGACAATGCGCACCCGGTCGTGTGCGATGTGAGCGCGTACGACGAGATCGTCACGCTGGCCGATGTCGCGACCGACTGGCTGGGACACACCCCGGATCTGGTGATCAACAATGCGGGGATCGGAACCGGAGGTAAACCCATCGGTGAGGTGTCGATGGACGACTGGAACGCCACCATCGGCATCAACATGTGGGGAATGATCTACGGCTGCCAGGTCTTCACACCACTGCTGCGTGAACAGGGATTCGGCGGCATCATCAACGTATCGTCGGCCGCCAGCTTCGCGGCCGCGCCACTGATGGGTCCGTACAACGTCAGCAAGGCCGCCGTGCTCGCACTGTCGGAGACGCTGCGTGCCGAGCTGGCCGGTAGCGGCGTGCGCGTGACCGTGCTGTGCCCCACGGCGGTCAAGACCAACATCCTGGACGGCGCGCGCATCCCCGGGTCACTGAGCAACCTCGCGAGCACCGCATTCAAATGGATTGGGGTGTCGCCGGAATGGATCGCGAAGACCACACTCAACGCGCACGACCGGGGGCGGCTCTACGTGGTCCCGCAGCCCGATGCCAAACTCATCTGGTCCATGAAACGGCATGCGCCCGTGCCCTATTCGTGGGGCGCGGGAATCATCTCGCGACTGGGCCGACTGCTGCCCGATGACACCGATCCGCGCGAGTTGTGGGATACCGCCTACGAACAGGAGTCCCCGGTCAAGGTGGTGCGATGA
- a CDS encoding pyridoxamine 5'-phosphate oxidase family protein — protein sequence MGHVYEEIDDKLARWLTDQPVFFVGTAPAGSDGHVNVSPKGLAGTVAVLGPHQVGYLDYFGSGAETIAHVRDNGRIVLMFCSFDKRCRIIRLHGSARVVQFNEPEYPKLRGHFTRELEKGSRSIILVDVTRVADSCGYSVPLMDFVGHRDVYEKHIEKVPEEKMTLESALEKNGSSIDGLTAQ from the coding sequence ATGGGCCATGTGTACGAGGAGATCGACGACAAGCTCGCTCGATGGTTGACCGACCAGCCGGTGTTCTTCGTGGGCACCGCGCCCGCCGGCTCGGACGGGCATGTCAACGTCTCCCCTAAGGGGCTCGCCGGGACCGTCGCGGTGCTCGGTCCACATCAGGTGGGCTACCTGGACTACTTCGGCAGCGGTGCGGAGACCATCGCGCACGTGCGGGACAACGGGCGCATCGTGCTGATGTTCTGCTCGTTCGACAAGCGCTGCCGCATCATCCGGCTCCACGGCAGCGCGCGCGTGGTGCAGTTCAACGAGCCCGAATACCCGAAACTGCGTGGCCACTTCACCCGGGAGCTCGAAAAGGGTTCACGCTCAATCATTTTGGTCGATGTCACCCGGGTGGCCGACTCGTGCGGCTACTCGGTTCCGCTGATGGACTTCGTAGGACATCGGGATGTGTACGAGAAGCACATCGAGAAGGTGCCCGAGGAGAAGATGACTCTGGAGAGCGCGCTGGAGAAAAACGGCAGCTCGATCGATGGCCTGACAGCCCAGTAG
- a CDS encoding AMP-binding protein, with amino-acid sequence MTFRSPLPDVSIPDCSVYEYVFGDTGADDSRVALIDGLSGAQTTFGELRSQVDATAAGLAAGGFGLGDVAAVFLPNCSTFAVVLHGILRAGGTASTVNVLYTAEELAKQLIDSKAQLVFTVSPLLSRALEAAEIAGIDAANVITIDPVEGRRSLADIVRPDLAPPEVSFDPATHLAVLPYSSGTTGKAKGVMLTHYNLVANIAQAKHLYGVEQGDRVLAVLPFFHIYGLVVLLNVQLKLGAELVILPRFELDTFLGSIANYRVDHVFVAPPVAVVLAKHPDVDKHDVSCLRSVFSGAAPLDEQLGNAVAARLNCRVSQGYGMTELSPVSHLIPPGRPDIPLNSVGIPVPNTENKLIDTETGAEIDVPAEGESAPGELLVRGPNVMAGYLGNEEATAATIEPDGFLHTGDIAVVRADGVVTIVDRLKELIKYKGYQVPPAELEALLLSHPGIGDAAVIGVPDPSSGEIPKAFVVRTDSDLTDEAVMAFVEQKVAPHKRIRQVEFIDAIPKSAAGKILRKDLRARI; translated from the coding sequence GTGACGTTTCGTAGCCCTCTGCCCGACGTTTCCATTCCCGACTGCTCGGTCTACGAGTACGTATTCGGCGATACCGGCGCAGACGACAGTCGTGTCGCGCTTATCGACGGGCTTTCCGGTGCACAGACCACCTTCGGCGAGCTGCGGTCGCAGGTCGATGCCACCGCGGCTGGTCTGGCCGCGGGCGGGTTCGGTCTCGGCGATGTCGCAGCGGTCTTCCTGCCGAACTGCTCGACGTTCGCCGTGGTGTTGCACGGCATCTTGCGTGCGGGCGGCACCGCCAGCACCGTCAACGTGCTGTACACCGCCGAGGAGCTGGCCAAGCAGCTCATCGACTCCAAGGCGCAGCTCGTCTTCACGGTGTCGCCGCTGCTGTCGCGCGCGCTGGAGGCCGCGGAGATCGCGGGCATCGATGCCGCCAACGTGATCACCATCGACCCGGTCGAGGGGCGCCGCTCGCTGGCCGACATCGTGCGGCCCGATCTGGCACCGCCGGAGGTTTCCTTTGACCCGGCAACGCATTTGGCGGTTCTCCCGTACTCCTCGGGAACCACGGGCAAGGCCAAGGGCGTCATGCTCACTCACTACAACCTTGTCGCCAACATCGCGCAGGCCAAACACCTGTACGGCGTGGAGCAAGGCGACCGGGTCCTGGCCGTCCTCCCGTTCTTCCACATCTACGGCCTGGTCGTACTGCTCAACGTGCAGCTCAAGCTGGGCGCCGAGCTGGTGATTCTGCCGCGCTTCGAGCTCGACACCTTCCTGGGTTCCATCGCCAACTACCGTGTGGACCACGTCTTCGTCGCGCCGCCGGTGGCTGTGGTGCTGGCCAAGCACCCGGATGTCGACAAGCACGACGTCTCCTGCCTGCGGTCGGTGTTCTCCGGCGCCGCTCCGTTGGACGAACAGCTGGGCAATGCCGTTGCCGCACGACTCAATTGCCGCGTCAGCCAGGGTTACGGCATGACCGAGTTGAGCCCTGTCAGCCACCTCATCCCGCCGGGTCGGCCCGATATTCCGCTGAACTCGGTGGGTATCCCGGTGCCGAACACCGAGAACAAGCTCATCGACACCGAGACGGGTGCGGAGATCGACGTGCCGGCTGAAGGTGAGAGTGCCCCCGGCGAGCTGCTGGTACGAGGCCCCAACGTGATGGCCGGCTACCTCGGCAACGAGGAGGCCACCGCGGCGACGATCGAGCCCGACGGGTTCCTGCACACCGGAGATATCGCGGTCGTGCGTGCCGACGGCGTGGTGACGATCGTCGACCGGCTCAAGGAGCTCATCAAGTACAAGGGCTACCAGGTGCCACCCGCGGAATTGGAGGCGCTGCTGCTGTCCCACCCGGGCATCGGCGACGCCGCCGTGATTGGCGTTCCCGACCCGTCCAGCGGCGAGATTCCCAAAGCCTTTGTGGTGCGTACCGATTCCGACCTCACCGATGAAGCGGTTATGGCCTTCGTCGAGCAGAAAGTGGCTCCGCACAAGCGGATTCGACAGGTGGAGTTCATCGACGCGATCCCCAAGAGCGCGGCGGGAAAGATCCTGCGCAAGGACCTGCGCGCACGCATCTGA
- a CDS encoding type III secretion system chaperone family protein produces the protein MTTAGEAYATIVRTLVDREVAFTEHHGPDGKPALIVELPGERKQKITTMLSPGEHAVRVEVFVCRRPDENTEGVYRYLLKRNRRLYAVAYTIDNMGDIYLVGRLPLPAVTADEIDRLLGQVLEAVDNDFNILLELGFKTSIQKEWAWRTSRGESLKNLEAFEHLIED, from the coding sequence ATGACCACTGCGGGGGAGGCCTACGCCACCATCGTGCGAACGCTCGTGGATCGGGAGGTCGCCTTTACCGAGCACCACGGGCCGGATGGCAAACCGGCGCTGATCGTGGAGCTGCCGGGCGAACGCAAGCAGAAGATCACCACGATGCTCAGCCCGGGAGAGCACGCCGTGCGTGTCGAGGTGTTCGTGTGCCGCCGCCCCGACGAGAACACCGAGGGCGTCTACCGCTACCTGCTCAAACGCAACCGCCGCTTGTACGCCGTCGCGTACACGATCGACAACATGGGTGACATCTACCTGGTGGGTCGGCTGCCACTGCCGGCGGTCACCGCCGATGAGATCGACAGGTTGCTCGGCCAGGTGCTCGAAGCCGTGGACAACGACTTCAACATCTTGCTGGAGCTGGGATTCAAGACGTCCATTCAGAAGGAATGGGCGTGGCGTACGTCGCGGGGCGAGTCGTTGAAGAACCTCGAGGCCTTCGAGCATCTCATCGAGGATTGA
- the mshA gene encoding D-inositol-3-phosphate glycosyltransferase has protein sequence MLSGDEFARRAVSALKPRRIAVLSVHTSPLAQPGTGDAGGMNVYVLQTALQLARRGVAVDIFTRATASSDEPVVSVADGVTVRNIVAGPFEGLDKYDLPTQLCAFTAGVLRAEAVHEPGYYNLVHSHYWLSGQAGWLARDRWGVPLVHTAHTLAAVKNRTLAEGDRPEPALRAVGEQQVVDEADRLIVNTKDEAEQLVSIHAADPGRIDIVHPGVDLDVFTPGDKAAARAELGLRADEQIVAFVGRIQPLKAPDLLVRAAQRLPGVRVLIVGGPSGSGLDEPTALQDLAADLGIADRVTFLPPQSRERLAQVYRAADIVAVPSYSESFGLVAIEAQACGTPVVAADVGGLPVAVADQRTGLLVPTHCTQDWADAIGNLLARNGSELSHAAAAHAAGFSWSSTADALLASYSRAIADYRAPQRPATQRAPRARFRSRRLSGLRR, from the coding sequence GTGCTTAGTGGCGATGAGTTCGCGCGCCGGGCGGTTTCGGCGCTGAAGCCGCGCCGCATCGCCGTCCTATCCGTACACACCTCGCCACTGGCCCAGCCGGGCACCGGCGATGCCGGCGGCATGAACGTCTACGTGCTGCAAACGGCCCTTCAACTGGCCCGCCGGGGTGTCGCCGTCGACATCTTCACCCGTGCCACCGCGTCCTCCGATGAGCCGGTGGTATCCGTCGCCGACGGGGTGACGGTGCGCAATATCGTCGCGGGCCCGTTCGAGGGCCTGGACAAGTACGACCTGCCCACCCAGCTGTGCGCATTCACCGCTGGGGTGTTGCGCGCCGAGGCGGTCCACGAGCCCGGCTACTACAACCTGGTTCACTCGCACTACTGGCTTTCCGGTCAGGCGGGCTGGCTGGCCCGGGACCGGTGGGGCGTTCCGTTGGTCCACACCGCGCATACTCTCGCCGCGGTGAAGAACCGGACGCTCGCCGAGGGAGACCGTCCGGAGCCCGCGCTGCGCGCGGTGGGGGAGCAGCAGGTGGTGGATGAGGCCGACCGGCTCATCGTCAACACCAAAGATGAAGCCGAGCAACTGGTTTCGATACATGCGGCAGACCCCGGCCGCATCGACATCGTGCATCCGGGTGTTGACTTGGACGTGTTCACGCCCGGAGATAAGGCGGCCGCGCGCGCCGAACTCGGCCTGCGAGCCGATGAACAGATCGTCGCCTTTGTCGGACGAATTCAGCCGCTCAAGGCCCCCGACCTGCTGGTACGTGCAGCCCAGCGGCTGCCCGGGGTGCGAGTTCTCATTGTCGGCGGGCCATCGGGCAGCGGTCTCGACGAGCCCACGGCGTTGCAGGATCTCGCCGCGGATCTCGGCATCGCGGACCGTGTCACCTTCCTGCCGCCGCAGTCGCGAGAGCGGCTTGCCCAGGTGTATCGGGCAGCCGATATCGTTGCGGTACCAAGCTATTCGGAATCATTTGGCCTGGTGGCGATCGAGGCTCAAGCGTGTGGCACCCCAGTGGTGGCGGCCGACGTGGGAGGCCTTCCGGTAGCCGTCGCGGATCAACGTACCGGTCTGCTGGTCCCGACGCATTGCACTCAGGACTGGGCGGACGCCATCGGGAACTTGTTGGCGCGTAACGGTTCCGAGCTCAGCCATGCGGCTGCTGCGCACGCCGCGGGCTTCTCCTGGTCCAGTACCGCCGACGCCCTGCTGGCCAGCTACAGCCGCGCCATCGCTGATTACCGCGCGCCACAAAGGCCTGCAACGCAGCGTGCGCCGCGTGCGCGATTCCGGTCGCGCCGGCTGTCCGGGTTGCGGCGATGA
- a CDS encoding SRPBCC family protein, protein MTHIHHVSSANVPMAYAFDYISDAHHLADWMFGIEHVRFVNDVPRGLGAKYDIAINLGATLRSTIEVTGWDPDTLFTTESRSGIDNQIECRFRPISDDETELEINIDYRLPGGLAGRALGKVISPFISLAITHSDEKLRKILEEGYRQKITSR, encoded by the coding sequence ATGACGCATATCCACCACGTGTCCTCCGCGAACGTGCCGATGGCATACGCCTTCGACTACATCAGTGATGCACACCATCTGGCGGACTGGATGTTCGGGATCGAGCACGTTCGTTTTGTGAACGACGTGCCACGGGGGCTGGGAGCGAAATACGACATCGCCATCAACCTCGGGGCCACTCTCCGGTCGACGATCGAGGTGACGGGGTGGGACCCCGACACCCTGTTCACCACCGAGTCGCGCTCCGGGATCGACAACCAGATCGAATGCCGGTTCCGGCCGATATCCGATGACGAAACCGAGCTGGAGATCAACATCGACTACCGGCTGCCGGGCGGGCTCGCGGGGCGCGCGCTGGGCAAGGTCATCTCGCCGTTCATCTCGCTGGCCATCACGCATTCGGATGAGAAGCTGCGCAAGATCCTCGAAGAGGGATACCGCCAGAAGATCACCTCGCGCTGA
- a CDS encoding ROK family transcriptional regulator — protein MTSPVRRPVSRHQIHPPALYIGDSAASSVFRAARVRGPVARDAIAQVTGLSIATVNRQVTALLDAGLLRERADLAVSGAIGRPRVPVELNHEPFLTLGIHIGARATSIVATDLFGRTLDVVETPTPNGPQGAALASLAGSAQRYLARWHRRRPLWIGVATGGVVDGPAGTVDHPRLGWTEAPVGRVFADTLGLPVSVASHVDAMAGAELLLGLRRFAARSLTSLYVYARETVGFALAIDGRVHSPSSGPGTIAALPVDSELLGGTGKLETTVSDEAVLAAARRLRIVPAGDGVSVSAVYKAARGGNDSARQLLSERGRVLGQSVALLRDILNPDEVIVGGQAFTEYPEVMNDVETAFLDRSTLSKRDIRVTAFGNRVQEAGAGVVSLGGLFADPLGAMRRASARRSETSALA, from the coding sequence ATGACTTCTCCGGTTCGCCGACCTGTTTCCCGTCACCAGATTCACCCGCCCGCCCTGTACATCGGCGATAGCGCCGCGTCCTCGGTATTCCGTGCCGCTCGTGTGCGCGGACCCGTGGCTCGCGATGCGATTGCCCAGGTCACAGGCCTTTCCATTGCTACCGTCAACCGGCAGGTGACCGCCCTGCTCGACGCCGGTCTGTTGCGTGAACGCGCCGACCTGGCGGTCTCCGGCGCCATCGGCCGTCCGCGGGTGCCGGTGGAGCTCAACCACGAACCCTTCTTGACTCTCGGCATCCACATCGGTGCCCGTGCCACCAGCATCGTGGCCACCGACCTGTTCGGACGGACCCTGGATGTGGTGGAAACCCCCACGCCAAACGGTCCGCAGGGTGCCGCGTTGGCATCGCTCGCCGGAAGTGCGCAGCGGTACCTGGCGCGTTGGCACCGGCGTCGCCCGCTGTGGATCGGGGTGGCTACCGGTGGTGTGGTCGACGGACCGGCCGGGACGGTGGATCACCCGCGTCTGGGCTGGACCGAGGCCCCCGTTGGCCGGGTCTTCGCCGACACGCTGGGTCTGCCGGTATCGGTGGCCTCGCACGTGGACGCGATGGCCGGCGCCGAGCTGCTGCTGGGGCTGCGGCGTTTCGCGGCCCGCTCCCTGACGAGCTTGTACGTATATGCCCGTGAGACAGTCGGTTTCGCACTGGCCATCGACGGCCGGGTGCACAGCCCGTCCAGTGGTCCGGGCACTATCGCGGCGCTGCCGGTCGACTCGGAGTTGCTCGGTGGTACCGGCAAGTTGGAGACCACCGTGAGTGACGAGGCAGTGCTGGCCGCCGCGCGCAGGCTGCGCATCGTGCCGGCAGGTGACGGCGTGTCGGTGAGTGCGGTATATAAGGCCGCACGCGGCGGCAATGACTCTGCGCGGCAACTGCTTTCCGAGCGCGGCCGGGTGCTGGGCCAGTCGGTGGCGTTACTGCGCGACATCCTGAACCCCGATGAGGTGATTGTGGGTGGGCAGGCCTTCACCGAATACCCCGAGGTGATGAACGACGTCGAGACGGCGTTCCTGGATCGATCGACGTTGTCCAAGCGCGATATTCGTGTGACGGCGTTCGGTAACCGGGTCCAGGAGGCCGGTGCCGGCGTGGTGTCCCTGGGTGGATTGTTCGCCGATCCGCTGGGCGCCATGCGTCGGGCATCGGCCCGGCGGTCGGAGACCTCCGCACTGGCCTAG
- a CDS encoding SDR family oxidoreductase — MTNPTYDGRVAVVTGASSGIGAATAKSLAALGFHVVVAARREDRISALAGEIGGTAVVLDVTDADSVAALAQSLDRVDVLVNNAGGAWGLEPVLEADLEHWRWMWETNVVGTLQVTRALLPKLIASGDGLIVTITSIAALDVYDGGSGYTSAKHAQAALHRTLRGELLGKPVRLTEVAPGAVETEFSVVRFDGDQDRADAVYRGITPLIAEDVAEIIAFVASRPPHVNLDQIVVKPRDQASSTRRATRD; from the coding sequence ATGACCAATCCCACGTACGACGGCCGGGTCGCGGTCGTTACCGGCGCCAGCTCCGGAATCGGTGCAGCGACCGCGAAATCACTTGCAGCCCTTGGATTTCATGTCGTAGTTGCGGCGCGGCGCGAGGACCGCATCAGCGCACTGGCCGGGGAAATCGGGGGCACCGCGGTTGTGCTTGATGTCACCGACGCCGATTCGGTTGCCGCCCTTGCACAGAGCCTGGATCGGGTGGATGTGCTGGTCAACAATGCCGGCGGTGCGTGGGGCCTGGAACCGGTGCTGGAGGCGGATCTGGAGCACTGGCGCTGGATGTGGGAGACCAATGTGGTGGGCACCCTGCAGGTGACTCGCGCCCTGCTGCCCAAACTGATTGCTTCCGGCGACGGGCTGATCGTCACCATCACCTCCATCGCCGCGTTGGATGTGTACGACGGCGGCAGCGGATACACCTCGGCCAAGCACGCGCAGGCCGCGCTGCACCGCACACTGCGCGGTGAACTCCTCGGAAAGCCGGTGCGGCTCACCGAGGTCGCTCCGGGCGCGGTGGAAACCGAATTCTCGGTGGTGCGTTTCGACGGCGACCAGGACCGCGCCGATGCCGTCTACCGGGGCATCACGCCGCTGATCGCCGAGGACGTGGCCGAGATCATCGCGTTCGTGGCCTCGCGGCCTCCGCACGTGAACCTGGATCAGATCGTCGTCAAACCGCGGGATCAGGCCTCATCCACTCGCCGCGCGACACGCGACTGA